Proteins encoded together in one Amblyomma americanum isolate KBUSLIRL-KWMA chromosome 1, ASM5285725v1, whole genome shotgun sequence window:
- the LOC144114228 gene encoding snRNA-activating protein complex subunit 3-like isoform X2, which translates to MDAVHEPNCREFISEPVKVAEFKKQWTNPLEASRYYEFDGMNIGEAIRKAMNISESELKRLEDEFRPDKLCCGLEKLDSTEVPEVTDLNTIKELEKKLQKQQQDMTYRYKEASLVRRSCPLTSVILSEVAVLGSQTLLELRAKIQCISDDVPIGDFSENPDKPREPTAGEVYKSGFFFIGDTFYNDMSDPSCRDYSEVIIEWAKKPRRGLGPFKKAIMEDVTFEQLEIRLGYPYVYVHQGSCEHLLVFSDIRMHHAHDSQHLLDYPFVVKNFPVGKRVLCNLCRKSTAKWVTIGNRRVPDDPFFFCAVCFRKFNYTADNKKIGSFQAFPYKDWNAAV; encoded by the exons atggATGCAGTTCACGAGCCCAACTGTCGTGAATTTATCAGCGAGCCCGTGAAAGTGGCAGAGTTCAAGAAACAATGGACAAACCCCTTGGAAGCATCGCGATATTACGAATTCGATGGCATGAATATCGGGGAAGCTATCAGGAAAGCTATGAATATCTCGGAATCTGAGCTAAAACGTTTGGAGGACGAGTTTCG cCCAGACAAGCTTTGCTGTGGACTAGAAAAGCTGGACAGTACAGAAGTTCCAGAAGTCACTGACCTGAACACCATAAA GGAACTGGAAAAAAAGTTGCAGAAGCAGCAACAAGATATGACATATCGCTACAAGGAAGCTTCTCTCGTGCGCAGGTCTTGTCCGCTCACAAGTGTG ATCCTGTCAGAAGTAGCAGTGCTTGGCAGCCAAACATTGCTTGAATTGCGTGCAAAGATACAGTGTATATCCGATGATGTTCCCATTGGAGATTTCAGTGAAAACCCCGACAAGCCTCGAGAACCAACAGCTGGC GAAGTCTACAAATCAGGGTTCTTTTTCATTGGAGACACATTCTACAATGACATGTCTGATCCGTCATGTAGGGACTACAGCGA GGTGATCATAGAGTGGGCGAAGAAACCTCGGCGTGGGTTGGGACCATTCAAAAAGGCCATCATGGAGGACGTTACGTTTGAACAGCTGGAGATTCGCTTGGGCTATCCGTACGTCTACGTGCACCAGGGCAGCTGTGAACACTTGCTGGTATTCAGTGACATAAG GATGCACCATGCCCATGATAGCCAGCATTTGCTGGACTACCCCTTTGTGGTGAAGAACTTTCCTGTAGGTAAACGGGTACTCTGTAACCTCTGCCGCAAGAGCACAGCCAA gtGGGTGACAATTGGGAATCGCCGTGTCCCTGACGACCCCTTTTTCTTCTGTGCTGTCTGTTTTCGGAAATTCAACTACACTGCAGACAATAAGAAGATTGGGAGCTTCCAGGCGTTTCCTTACAAGGATTGGAATGCAGCTGTGTGA
- the LOC144114228 gene encoding snRNA-activating protein complex subunit 3-like isoform X1 yields the protein MDAVHEPNCREFISEPVKVAEFKKQWTNPLEASRYYEFDGMNIGEAIRKAMNISESELKRLEDEFRPDKLCCGLEKLDSTEVPEVTDLNTIKELEKKLQKQQQDMTYRYKEASLVRRSCPLTSVNLVNEHSHVEPPDTERVPSGEVILTVQVFKPIKAPVCFTKVHRGCNDFPFTILSEVAVLGSQTLLELRAKIQCISDDVPIGDFSENPDKPREPTAGEVYKSGFFFIGDTFYNDMSDPSCRDYSEVIIEWAKKPRRGLGPFKKAIMEDVTFEQLEIRLGYPYVYVHQGSCEHLLVFSDIRMHHAHDSQHLLDYPFVVKNFPVGKRVLCNLCRKSTAKWVTIGNRRVPDDPFFFCAVCFRKFNYTADNKKIGSFQAFPYKDWNAAV from the exons atggATGCAGTTCACGAGCCCAACTGTCGTGAATTTATCAGCGAGCCCGTGAAAGTGGCAGAGTTCAAGAAACAATGGACAAACCCCTTGGAAGCATCGCGATATTACGAATTCGATGGCATGAATATCGGGGAAGCTATCAGGAAAGCTATGAATATCTCGGAATCTGAGCTAAAACGTTTGGAGGACGAGTTTCG cCCAGACAAGCTTTGCTGTGGACTAGAAAAGCTGGACAGTACAGAAGTTCCAGAAGTCACTGACCTGAACACCATAAA GGAACTGGAAAAAAAGTTGCAGAAGCAGCAACAAGATATGACATATCGCTACAAGGAAGCTTCTCTCGTGCGCAGGTCTTGTCCGCTCACAAGTGTG AACCTGGTGAACGAACACTCTCATGTCGAGCCCCCAGATACCGAGAGGGTTCCCAGTGGGGAAGTTATACTGACAGTACAGGTCTTCAAGCCCATCAAAGCACCAGTTTGTTTTACTAAAGTGCACAGGGGTTGTAATGACTTTCCTTTCACG ATCCTGTCAGAAGTAGCAGTGCTTGGCAGCCAAACATTGCTTGAATTGCGTGCAAAGATACAGTGTATATCCGATGATGTTCCCATTGGAGATTTCAGTGAAAACCCCGACAAGCCTCGAGAACCAACAGCTGGC GAAGTCTACAAATCAGGGTTCTTTTTCATTGGAGACACATTCTACAATGACATGTCTGATCCGTCATGTAGGGACTACAGCGA GGTGATCATAGAGTGGGCGAAGAAACCTCGGCGTGGGTTGGGACCATTCAAAAAGGCCATCATGGAGGACGTTACGTTTGAACAGCTGGAGATTCGCTTGGGCTATCCGTACGTCTACGTGCACCAGGGCAGCTGTGAACACTTGCTGGTATTCAGTGACATAAG GATGCACCATGCCCATGATAGCCAGCATTTGCTGGACTACCCCTTTGTGGTGAAGAACTTTCCTGTAGGTAAACGGGTACTCTGTAACCTCTGCCGCAAGAGCACAGCCAA gtGGGTGACAATTGGGAATCGCCGTGTCCCTGACGACCCCTTTTTCTTCTGTGCTGTCTGTTTTCGGAAATTCAACTACACTGCAGACAATAAGAAGATTGGGAGCTTCCAGGCGTTTCCTTACAAGGATTGGAATGCAGCTGTGTGA